A region of the Candidatus Eremiobacteraceae bacterium genome:
AATACAACGTCGGCATTGCGGCGGATACCGACGCGGGTCTGGTGGTACCGGTCATCCATCATGCCGACAGGCTGTCCATATTCGATCTCGCGCGCGAGATATCGTCGCTCGCTGAGAAGGCGCGCACGGGCAAGCTCTCACACGATGAGATAACCGGCGGCACGTTCACGATCACCAACGTCGGCTCGGTCGGCGGGCTCTTCACGTTTCCGGTCATCAACCATCCGGAAGTGGCGATCATGGGCACCCATAGCATTCAGGAGCGCGCGGTGGTCCGCGACGGACAGATCGTCATCCGCAACATGATCTACCTATCGCTCGGATTCGATCATCGTGTGGTCGACGGGGCGCTTGCCGCGCGCTTCCTGCGCGAAATCGCCGACCTGCTTGCCAATCCCGAAATGCTGTTGATGGAGGGGATCTAACACAGTGGCGAACACCTACGACGCGATCGTCATCGGCGGCGGCCCGGGTGGCTACTCCGCAGCGATTCGGCTCGGGCAGCTCGGCAAAAAAGTGCTGTGCGTGGAGAAAGAACGCCTCGGAGGCGTCTGCCTCGTGTGGGGATGCATGCCGAGCAAGGCGCTCCTGCACGTCGGCGAAGTGATGACGCAGGCGCGCGAGCTCAAAGACATGGGTGTCACGTTCGGCGAGCCGAAGCTCGATCTGGCGACGCTCAACAAATGGAAGTCCAAGATGATCGACGATCTGGTGGGCGGCATCGGCTCCCTGTTCAAGCTTAATAAGGTAGAGTCGGTGGTCGGCACGGCGGAGATCGTGGACAAGGGCACCGTGAAAGTTGCCAAGACCGACGGCGGCACAGAAACATACACGTGCTCATCACTCATCATCGCCACCGGATCGGAACCCATTCCGCTGCCGAACATGCCGCGCAACGGCAAGACGATTTTGAATTCGGACGATGCCGTTTCGCTCACCGATCTGCCGAAGAGCATTCTCATATTGGGAGCGGGCGTGATCGGCCTCGAGTTCGCCACCATCTACAAGCGGCTCGGTTCCGATGTCACCGTCGTTGAGATGATGGATCGCGCGCTTGGCGACACCGACGTCGAGATCTCGCAAGCGCTGTTGCGCGTCCTCAAGAAACAAGGCATCAACGTCCACTTGAAGACCAAGTGCGCGTCGGTCGAGGTGAAGGGGGCGAAGGTCGCCGCCAAACTTGAGGGCGATTTGAACGAGACTCGCGAGTACGACAAGGTCTTGGTGGCAGTGGGCCGCAGGCCGCGCACTCCCCAAGGCGTCGACAAGCTCGGCTTGCAGATGGACCGCGGTTTCATCAATGTCGACGAAAAACGCTTGACCAACGTCCCTGGCGTATATGCCATCGGCGATTGCGCCGGCGGACCTCTGCTCGCGCACAAGGCGATGAAGGAAGGCGTGGTCGCGGCGGAAGTCATCGCGGGCCAGGCTGCGGCGTACGATCCAATGGCCGTGCCGAACTGTGTATACACCGATCCGCAAGTCGCCACCGCCGGACTGTCAGAGGAGCAGGCCAAGGCCGCCGGCTACGAGATCTCGGTCGGGAAATTCCGGCTCGCGGCGCTCGGCCGCGCTCGCACCATCGGCTTGACCGACGGTCTGGTGAAGATCATCGGCGATAAGAAAACCGATCTGGTGCTTGGCATCCACGCGCTCTCGCCGATGGCGGAAGCGCTGATCGGCGAAGCGGTGATCGCGATCGAGATGGGCGCGACGGTTGAAGATATCGGCCTCTCGATTCACGCGCACCCGACGTTCGGCGAATCTGTGATGGAAGCAGCCGAAGCGTTGCACGGCAAAGCGATCCACATCGCCAACACGCCGGCCAAAGCATGACCATTTGCGTAGCTGGGCTTGTCTGTGGGGCCGACCTTTATGGTCGGCCAAGCCGATGAAAACTTGTATTAGGGCAAGCATCGCTTGCCCATCGTTGGCAACCCGTACTAGGGCAAGCATCGCTTGCCCATTGGGTGAGCGACGCTCACCATACTACGGCAAAAAACCATGACCATCGCCCAAATCCAAGACCTCGGCGTGATCCCCTACGAACCCGCGTGGCAATTGCAGCGCGAGCTTCTCGAACAGCGCGTGGACGACAAAATCGCGGATCGCTTTCTGCTCTGCGAACACACGCCGGTCATCACGATGGGCAAGTCCGGCAAGCAGAAGAACCTGCTCGTCTCCGCGGACGAGTTGCGCCGGCGCGGTGTGGACTATTTCGAAGTCGAGCGCGGCGGCGATCTCACCTATCACGGCCCGGGCCAACTGGTCGGCTATCCGATTTTCAAGCTCGCCCGCCTGCGCGAAGTGCAAGGCTTCGTGCGCAAAATGGAGGAGAGCATCATCCGGGCGCTTGCTTCGTTTGACGTCGTCGGCGAGCGCCGGAGCGATCATCCGGGCGTGTTTGTCGGCGGCGCTAAGGTCGCGTCCATAGGCGCGGCTGTGCGGCGCGGGGTCACGTACCACGGCTTTGCGCTCGACGTTTGCACAGATCTATCCTATTATATGCTGATCAATCCATGCGGCATGCCCGAGGTGGCCGTGACCACCATCGCGCGCGAGGCGAACCG
Encoded here:
- the lpdA gene encoding dihydrolipoyl dehydrogenase; translated protein: MANTYDAIVIGGGPGGYSAAIRLGQLGKKVLCVEKERLGGVCLVWGCMPSKALLHVGEVMTQARELKDMGVTFGEPKLDLATLNKWKSKMIDDLVGGIGSLFKLNKVESVVGTAEIVDKGTVKVAKTDGGTETYTCSSLIIATGSEPIPLPNMPRNGKTILNSDDAVSLTDLPKSILILGAGVIGLEFATIYKRLGSDVTVVEMMDRALGDTDVEISQALLRVLKKQGINVHLKTKCASVEVKGAKVAAKLEGDLNETREYDKVLVAVGRRPRTPQGVDKLGLQMDRGFINVDEKRLTNVPGVYAIGDCAGGPLLAHKAMKEGVVAAEVIAGQAAAYDPMAVPNCVYTDPQVATAGLSEEQAKAAGYEISVGKFRLAALGRARTIGLTDGLVKIIGDKKTDLVLGIHALSPMAEALIGEAVIAIEMGATVEDIGLSIHAHPTFGESVMEAAEALHGKAIHIANTPAKA
- the lipB gene encoding lipoyl(octanoyl) transferase LipB, with the translated sequence MTIAQIQDLGVIPYEPAWQLQRELLEQRVDDKIADRFLLCEHTPVITMGKSGKQKNLLVSADELRRRGVDYFEVERGGDLTYHGPGQLVGYPIFKLARLREVQGFVRKMEESIIRALASFDVVGERRSDHPGVFVGGAKVASIGAAVRRGVTYHGFALDVCTDLSYYMLINPCGMPEVAVTTIAREANREISVADVKPVIRSAFEDVFGLRFEDMGAQSPTPEPTAMVAKGA